In Motacilla alba alba isolate MOTALB_02 chromosome 4A, Motacilla_alba_V1.0_pri, whole genome shotgun sequence, the genomic window TCCAGGTGCCTGGGGGTATCCAGGCACTCATAGTGCCCAGGGAAGCACCCAGCACTGGTGGGGGGCAGCAGCTTGTGCCAGGTGCTGAGTGGGGTAGGTGTCCCACAGTGCGCCATGCTGAACGAAAAGCTGGACTCGTTGGTGCGGGAGCTGAATGAGGAAGCTCAGGCCATCATGGTCCCTGAAGAAATGGCACAGGCCACCCATGCTGATGTCAAAGACCAGGAGAAAGCTGGCAGCTTCAATCCCAACCCCCAGCCTCGCATCTTCAAATCCAAGGAGCAGCTCATGCTGCGGGCAAACAGCCTGAAGAAAGCCCTGCGGCAAATCATTGAGCAGACAGAGAAAGGTGAGGGAGTGGTGGGAGCTGACAgcttccctggtgctgcagcagcctggcagaggggtTGGTGCTGGACCCATGCCTGTGTTCTCCCCTGGGATCcctgggatggcagcagtggCCCCACCCTGGGCCCTTCCTGGCACGAACCCACAGGGCTGACACgcggaggggctgcagggctgcacacacTCCTGTCATGCCCCTCTTTGTATCCAGCTGTGGATGAGCAGAACAAGCAGACCCAAGCCTACCAGGGCAGTGTGGGCCCCAGCAAGGACAGCTCAGAGGAGTTcagcaaggaggaggagaagctcAGTAAGATGCCAGCTGGGCTTGTGACATTTTGTGGGGGCATGGGGGTGAGCTGTGGCATGGGCTCAGGGTGAGAACCCATGTGACAGCTGACAGCTGAACCCATGTGACAGCCCTGTCACCCTGGCCAGGCTCCCGGCGGGTGACGGTGACCTCTGCGTCTTCCTCCATCATCCTGGACCGGCCAGACACCTTTGGCAGCTTGCAGTTCCCTGAAGACCCCAGCACACTGTGAGTCAGCTGTTCTGCCTGCCCCGGAGACCGTGGCCCACTCttgctgcccaggagcagagctggtacCATGCTGCCCCTTTGAGGAGGCTGCTGCCCCCCAGTGTGGCATCGCTGCTACCAGGCCCTCCCTGGCCAAGCCGTGCCCATGCTGGGGGAGCCTGCCTGTGCACGGTGTGGGAGCTCTGGCTGATGCTTCGAGCTCGGCGTTCCCACCTGCAGGCgggtcctggctgtgccatgggtGTTCTGCCATGGTGACTGATGGAAACTAGCAGCCGTCCCTGCTAGTTTTGGTcaggcttcccagtgccagccgCTCTGCTCCAGTGGGTGCTCTGCTCCAGTGGGGGACACCGCGTCCCCTGCTGCCAACCCAGAGTCACccatgtgcagctgctgctcaacCTGCTTTCCCTCTTTGCTGATTTCAGGCACTTCTCGGAGAAATGTGTCATGAATAACTACTTTGGCATCGGCCTGGATGCAAAGATCTCCCTGGAGTTCAACAACAAACGCGATGAGCACCCCAAGAAGTGCAGGTTGGCTGGAACCCCTAGATTTCCCCCAGGAAAAAACATGTAGCCCCGGCTTTCCAATGCCATCGAGTTGCTGGGAGCCATAGGGGTGTCTCAGTCCTACTGTGTTGGAgatccttcctgcagcagatcTTGTACCTGCACCCATTGCTGGGATGAGCACCCCTTGGTGGCAGGCTGCAAACACCCCAGAAAGGGTGAAGACGTGAGGACTCGGTGGGATTTAATTGCTGTGCACCTGGAGAGAGGGACAGTGCCATGCTGGCATGGAAGGAGCAAAGTCTGGGTGCAACATGCTGCACCTTTGGCTTTTCTGGGAGGTAGCAAGAATTGAGGAAACTAAGGTGGGCCCAGCAGTCCAGGACTGTTCAGCACAGTGCCCCAGGAAGGGTGTGGAGCCTGTGACAGGCAGTGGGGAGCCCACAGCCCCTCATCTGTTCCACTTTGCCCCACAGCAGCCGCACCAAGAACATGATGTGGTATGGGGTGCTCGGCAccaaggagctcctgcagcGCACCTACAAGAACCTGGAGCAGCGGGTGCAGCTGGAGGTAtagggctgggagagcagggaaagggtgGGAGGGGCAGCCTTACAGCAGCCCCCCAGGCTTAGCCCTCTCTTGCAGTGTGACGGGGTGCCTATCTcactgcccagcctgcagggcaTTGCTGTCCTCAACATCCCCAGCTATGCCGGGGGCATCAACTTCTGGGGAGGCACCAAGGAGGACAATGTGAGTGCCAGTGCCATGAGATGAGTTGGGTGGCGCGATGTCCTTTCCCCAGTTCTGAGATGCCCCAGGGCTCGGGTGGCCCTGCCTTGGGCACACACAGGGAAAATGGAAGTCTTCACGCGTAGTGGTCCTCTACAGAACTTTGGGGCTCCATCCTTCGATGACAAGAAGCTGGAGGTGGTGGCAGTCTTTGGCAGCATCCAGATGGCCGTGTCACGGGTCATCAACCTCCAGCACCATCGCATTGCACAGGTAGGGGTGAGGTACCCTGCAGGACCACAGCTAATGCCTGAACGCATTTGGGGCGGCAGTGGAGCCTGAGCAGtgtggctctgctcagcctggcagctggtgatgccagccctgggctgtctGCCCCACAGTGCCGCGTGGTGAAGATCACCATCCGGGGCGACGagggtgtccctgtgcaggtgGATGGAGAGGCCTGGATCCAGCCACCAGGCATCATCAAAATCCAGCACAAGAACAGAGCCCAGATGCTGACAAGGGACCGGGTGAGATTGAGGTGCTCAGCAAGACCATGCTGGGACACGGGGAGGTATGACCGTCTCAGAGGGGCCATGTCTGTCCCCCGCAGGCATTTGAAAGCACCCTCAAGTCTTGGGAGGACAAGCAGAAAGGGGAGAGCTACCGAGCGGCCACACGGCCAcggctcagctcccagcagtcCATGGAGTACCTGACCGAGGAGGAGAGCAGCCTCTTGCAGCAGGTCTCACGGGTTGCTGAGACCCTCATTGCCAGGTCAGACTGTGGGAAGGGGAATATAGTGGGCACAGGGAAGGGGGAATTGTGCTGTGGCCATGCAGAGgtgcctgcccagcccaggggagccCTGGCAGTTCCAGCCCCTGTCACCCGCAGGATCCATGAGGCAGCCAAGGCTCACAAAGccatggagcaggagctggcgCATGCAGTCAATGCCAGCTCCCTGGCCCTGAGTGAAGCCCTCTCCCACAAAGCTGCTGGCACCTCAGAGGTGAGCGGGGACGGGGAGTGTAAGGCAGCCTTTCCCCAGGTCCCATGGGGCCCTGCCGCTCAAGGGGTTCCCCTCTGTGCCCCAGTTTCTCAGCAGGAATATGGCTGTGGAGATGGTGCTGAGCATTAAAGAGCTGTGGGCTGAGACCAGGGCGTTCCTGGAAGGGAAGACGGTGAGTGAGGGACAGAAAAGCACCTAAAGCCCCTCAAGGCCGCTACCtctgggggtggcagcagggttgGGTATGATCCCTGTCCCCCACAGCTGGACTCGCcgcaggaggaggaggcgcTTCAGGGCCCCCTGAGCgtgctgggccaggagctgcagcgGCTGCTGGACATCCACTGGCTGGGCCCTATTGCCCACCCTGCTGAGGAGGTGGGTGCACAGGGGCTGGgtctggcacagcccagcctcagGGAGGGCTAGCGTCTCACCAAGCCTGGCTTCTCACAGGAAGGTGCCAGCAAGGGCAGCTTTAAGCTTCGCCTCAACATCCCCAAGCCCAGGAAGGAGAAGGACaagctgcagaagcagaaggCCAACAGTGCGCTCCCAGGTAAAGTGAGCAGTGTGCCAGGGAGAGACAGGTGCTGCAGTCCATGCTAGAAAGATGCCCTCTGTGCTGACCTATCCTTCAGTCTCcttcctgggaatgctggggaagCATCCTCAGGAAGGGGGAACCTGGCTGCCTGGGGATGGCACCCTTGTCACCAAGAGCCCCTTAAAGCTTTTTCTGATATCAGACCTGCAGAGCACCCCAACCCCGTAACTCCTTGGCTAGGGGCAGAAGGGGGCTCTGGTACAGCTCAGACCTTTGGGTAAGTCCCTTGTCCACAGCTGGGGGTGTGGTTGAGGGGGAGTGCTCTGTAAGTAAgccaaggagaggagagagctctgcagcctgagcaggcTGTGGCCTCCGGCCCTGCTGGAGTCAGGGGTGGGAGGGGGTTGCTGTCTGCTGACCACAGGCTGCCATCACTGCTGCCTGCGCTGCTGCGTCCCACTGCCTCCACAGGCCCCAGCAGTCAACCACTGTGGTTTTTCTCCCTGCTAGCAGACAAGTGGGGCTCCgaggaggtggcagcttggCTGGAAACGCTTGGTTTAGGGGAATACAGAGACATTTTTGTCCGGCATGACATCCAGGGCTCGGAGTTGAttctgctggagaggagagacCTTAAGGTACAACCCCCTTGTGCCTCCTGagggacccccagccctgggaagcaTGGTGtcctccatccctcctctccctATCCCTCCTGGGGCCCTACATCCGAGTCCCCAAAGTTGAGCTTGTCCAGCTTCTGCACAGGGGCGGggaagcaggggaggagggtggCCTTGGTCCTCCAGCTTGCAGGGCTCCACACACCTGTCCAAAGCAGGACCAGCAGCACCCGACCCTCACCTGCATTCAGGCATGGGGATGTGCTTTCAAGAGGAGAGTGGGCTTCAAGCAAGCACTATGCTCTAGCAAGGGAGAGCATGGGGACCTGGGCTGTGCCTCATCCTCCACCCTGTGGCTTGTCTACCAGCAAGGGCCAAGAGTTGCCCCTGCAAATGCATCACCTcctgtttctctttcctgcagGACCTGGGGATCACCAAAGTGGGCCATATGAAGAGGATCCTTCAGGCCATTAAGGAACTCGGCAACCTGCCCTaggctgacagcagagcagcagcccagtcCAGGTGCTGGGTGGGTGCTGCCTCCAGGGAACAGGGGTTGGGTAGGGGAACAGGTCCCTGCCCTTGCCCCATATGTATGGAGCCCCCCCTGCTTGCCTCGCTTTAACTCTGTCCCCGGTGACCCTGGAGCCACTGCTTCTCCCCCAGCCTATGGGGCTGGAGGCACTGAAGCAGAGGTCCACCCTGATAGGTGTGTGGTCTGACCGCCAGTCCCACCCCATCAGGGTCACTGTAGGAACTGGGGCCACCCTCTGTGTGCTCAAGCTGGAGCCAAAGCAAAGTTTCCCCTTCCCCACGTGGGTATTTATGCTGTAAATATTTGGAGAGAAGAtattcactgctgctgctcgcGTACTGTCATTACTAaggggaaggtggggaggagggaattGAGAATACCTTTCCAGCCTTCACCCCTGAGCTTCCTGCTCCCCACCAGTCACTGTGCTCTCGCCCTCTCTCATCACAACACAGGGAAGTACAGTGCTGGGGCTCATAGTCTCCAGTGCCAGCACGTAtaacaaacacattttattaaCAGTTACacatgacttttttcccccccttcttcCTCAGTTATAATTACTATTACTTATGTACATGGTACCACCCTGCTTGAGGGTACCCCATTATTTACAGGCTTATTCACAGAGTAGGGCTAGGAGCTAGTGAGTCTCTCCTCAAGCTTGAGCATGTCCATGGGCGTGACTTTGGCAACCTCAAAGAAGACCCTGGAAGGAACACGTTGGCTTAGAGCTCAACCGCAGCCCTGACACCCATCCACCAGCGCTCCCAGATCCCTAGAGAACCCCAGGGTGCACGCTGGTGGTGTCACTCCCTGCGGCAGGGACAGGCCTGAGACAGAGCCCCACGACTCACCTGTGCGAGTACTTGCTGCGCACAGCATTCAGCTTGTCACGGGGCTGGTATGTGAGCAGGAAATTCAGCCTCTTCACCAGGGGGTGCAGGTCCTGGGCACTGTACCCACTGTAGTACTCCAGTGTAGGGGTCTGcaaggggacagcagggctaAGCTGTGTCCTCGGTGACAGGACAGCCATCATCTTCCATAGCCCCAGTGCCTCACCCCACTCACTAGTCCATTGCGTCCCCCTGCAGTGCCGCCCAGGGTGCCTCGGCAGGGACAGTACTCACCCAGCCCCCAAGGTTCTTCATggtcagtgccagcagcaggcagctggcagccagcttCGAGGGGCTCTCACGGGCATAGTCGTACTCCTGCAGCGTCATCTCGCAGAGGAAGCGGGCCAGCGTCAGTGTCTCCATGGTGGCACGGGCACACTGCAGACagtgggcagggaaaggctcaGCCTTTTGAGCAATgctgctccccttcccagcctttGTAGGATCTAGAATGCAGCCTCTGGAGCACGGGTCAGGGATCACACACACCCAGCCTATCACAGACCACCATCCTCACACCCCAAACCCTTTTGAGGGGACCTGGATGAAGTTTccttgctgccagctgggaaccTGAAGCCCCGGTGATGTGAGTCACTGTCCCCTGGAGCCAACAGAAGGGGTGCCTGGGGGCACCCAGCCCACCCTCTGAATGCACCCACCTTAGCAAAGCGCCGCAGGAAGCGGTAGGGGATGGGGATGTTGATGTCGAACTTGAGGGTGCTGAGGATGCTCATCTCCATAGCAATGAGCTCCTCCCGCTTGTAGGCGTCATCACAGATATAGAGGAAGTCATCCACACACGGTGGGCACCGCTCCTGTAGGGGCACAACTGCTCAGCACCCCAGCGGGGACTCATCCTGGCCTCACTGAGGAGACCCTAGCCCTCCCACAGGCCCTGTAAGTGTTCACACGCTGCTGGACTCAGCAAGGGCTGTTAACACCCTGTGGGACTTTTGTGACGTCCATACTCCTCCAGCCCTCGGCTTGAGCTCCATGCCTGCATTAAGTAAACTAAGGTATCTTGATggtctgtgcagagcagagagaaactgGCTCTCCAGTGACACCAGGACACAGGTTTCAGCCCATCGTGACTGTATTTGCAGCCTTTGGGACAGGAAGGAAGAACATGACAGATATGCCACCCTGGCAGCTCTCAGGGCAGTAACCTGGCCTTCTCTAAACCCCCCCCAGGGACCATAGaggcacagcccctctgcccctgcacCCCAGGAGAGCACACAAAGAGTCACCTCAAATTTGGAGGCGATGAGGATGGCAGTGGAGCCGatgagctgcagcttctccctcaTGCTCACCACCTCCACCAGGTAGTGGTCCACTAGCTTCACAGCCAGGTACAGCGTCTCATGGTTCAGCTCAAAGTTCTCCTTCAAGAATGAGAGTGGGAGTCAGAACAGAGTGTCAGACACAAGTTAGGCCTGGCCAGCCCCTTCCAGCTCTCACAGAGGCCAGGGGTACCTATGGGCCAGGCTCAGAGCAAGGGATGTAGGCTCATCTCCAGCCCACACAGTGGAGGAtcagctctgcactgggaaTGCTTGCAGGAGCCTCTGCTAGCACAGAGGTCACACATGCCAAAGGCAGCatgggggctgctctgcagaaagctgCGCCCTCTCACCTGCACCTCCACCATCCAGTCCACGAGGATAGCACGCATGTCCCCACTGATGTCCGTCTGCTTCTCCATGTAGTCAGGAAGCATGAATTTTTCCTGCCAAAGAGCCAGCTGTCAGGGACAGGGCAAACATCCCCACCTTCAAACAGGCCCCTTCTCACCCTGTGCAGTCCTCTGCCAGGTGGTCAGAGCCTCTGGGCAGTCAGTGGCCCTGCCTGCAGTCACTCCTTCCCTGGACGGGGCTGTCACCCCCTGGACAGGCATCACCCACCTCTCTATCCCGCATGTATTCAAAGATCTCCTTGGCGTACTCTGCATTGGCATAGGGGTcacccagctgctccttgtcAATGTCCTCCACTGCTGGCACCTGCTGGCACGGAAGAGGCAGCAGTAAGGGGGAGGCCCTGTAAGTGCCAGTCACCTTGTCGGGgcaaggctgctgctcctctgcacccCTCTTTTCCTCCGGCCCTCATCACCCTGCAGTTCCTGCCCCACTCTTTCCCAGGGGAGGATTCTTGAAGGAAGATGGTGGTGCACTTTGCCCCCCTCCCCAGCTTTCCATCACCTGGCTGAAGTCTCTCCAAGGCCCAGAGCACTGCCTGGTGCCTGAGTGGCAGCCACAGACCGGTGCTGTGATGGGCATGGggcaatgctgcagcccagggtcCCTACCCTCTGCTCAGGGGGCTTCAGTTCCTGTACAGACGCCAGCTTCTCTGGCACAGGATCCACtttgggctctgcaggagctgttggGGGAGTTTTCTTCATTGACCTGGGAAGGACAACAGCATAAATCATTGCTGGGAGAAGACCAAATTTCTTGGCTGAAAAGGGGCCTTCCAGAGACTCTTGCTGCTACAGGAAGGGGCAAAACCACCCCTAAAATATCCCCCACAGACTCGTAGAACCactcaggttggaaaagacctttaaagaTATTGAGGACAAcagttcccccagcactgccatgcccaccattaaaccatgtctCCAAGGGCCACATCCACATGACTTTTAAATCCTTCCATGGAAGGTGACTCTACAactgtcctgggcagcctgtgccagggctggacagccctaatatccaacctaacccTCCCCTGCCACAACCTGATGCCATTTATGGTAGATCGACTAGTTCCCTCCTGCATCCGGCTCAGCCTCCATCACCCAAGGGAAGCCCCTACTATTTGTCCCCATGGGACAAATTAGCAGCAAACGCCTGCCCCCAGCTACTCACTTTTTTAGGTTGATCTCATTGTTCTTGGCCACTCCTAAGGCATTATGTGCCTTCTGCACCTTGGGTGGAGCAACCTTCACAGcctccttcttccctgctgccacctggTTCTTGCGAGCCTGTTTGGGTCAGAACAGAGGCATACAGGGGCTGCACAGTGGAAAGCAAGATAAGCCCTGCAGGGAGACCTCTCCTCTTCCCAACAGGCATGGGGTATGCCCCCCCCCAGCATGGGGACCTCACAGGGGCAGCAGACCCCCCACCGCCACAGAAGCACTCACATTGGTGATGTCCCCGAAGGCTGATCTCTTCTTGGGCCCGCCCTGGGGTGAGGATGAAGACCTCTTGGCATGACAGCTCTCCTCCTGCAATAGAGGCTGTGAGAAGATGGTGGTCAGCTGCCCCACAGGAGCCCCCCCTAGAGCCCTCGCTTGGCTCGGTGCTCACCTTCTCAGGATCCACGTTCTCTGCAGCAGGGCCCCCCTTGCCCGCTCGGGACGGCTTGGCGGCCAGCATCTTGGCATTGCGTGGCAATGGCATCCTCTCCCTTGGTCTCTGTGAGCAAGCTGGGGGCAAAGCATGCTGTGATGGAGGCTGCTGCCCACCTGCCTCCAGGGACACCCTCCCAGCTTGGGGAAGCACAGGGGGAggtttttccctcctgcaggTTAGCACAGCAGGACTGACCCCTTTCCTGAGTACGGCAGGAGGGTGGTGCCCCAAGACAAACCCAGGCAAGGGACAAATTGGGCTAGGGGTGCTCCCAGGGAGGAAGGGACACAGACCCCAAAGACCATCACCAAAAGCACTCTGCTGGGTGAGGTGGTAGGGGGACAGGCAATTGCCAGATTCCCGCATCCCAGAGAAGGATGCAAGGGCTTGCACTTCCTCGAAGAGCTGGAGGTCTTGGAGATGCCCACTCTCCCAGAACCCTCAGGGTCCCCTGAGGGAGTGGGGACTCCCAAAGCTCCCCTCTGTCCTGCATCCCCCGGagctcccagggaagctgggcaTCTTGGAAGCCCTTACTCCCTTGCATCCTCCAGGGTCCCCACGCCTGCCACCAACTACGGGTCCCAGCGCTGCCCACTCCCCCGCAGCCCTCAGAGGCCCCAGTCACCCATAACCGGGGGTGTCCCGTGGCCACTCGCCCCGCCCGGGGTGTCCCTCGCCGCTCACCCATGCCCGCTGCGCTGTGCCGCACCGCCGGCCCCGGCGCTTTTGAAAGTAGCAGTTCGGTAGCGGCCGGCCGGCACTGGCCGAGCCTCGCCCAATCAGAGTGCGAGGCGGTGCCAGGCGGCGGCCAATCGGCGGGCGCGGAGGGATGCAGTTGCTAAGGGGCAGGGCGGCAGGGTTTAAAATTCAACGCCGCTGACCAATGGGAAGGCGAGCatgcggcgggggcggggcgaGCGCCGAGCCGGGCGGGCAGTGATTGGTGGGAGCGGGCGCCGTTTAAATCCGTTCTGCGGGGCCGGGCACCCTCACGCtgcgccccggccccggccccggccttGCCGGCCTtcggggcgggcggagcggccTCCGCCGGCGGCTGGGTCCACCGGATCCATCACCTCCGTCCGCAGCCCAGGCTGTGGGTTCCAGACCTCGGGACTGCCCTTTCCCACCGGGCTGGGGGACAGCGTGTTTTGGGGGACAGCGTGCGCTGGCCGTGCACCTTCCTTGACGCAGTGTCGGGAGCAGAGCGCTCGGGTAATCACAGAACGGTTTGGGTGAGAAGGGACCTTAAGCTCAACCCGTTCCACCCCgtgccgtggcagggacaccttccaccgtcccaggctgctccaagccccgtccagcctggccttgggcactgccagggatccaggggcagccacagctgctctgggcaccctgtgccaggcctgcccaccctcacttCTCACAGGGAAGATACAACTAGTCTAACCCTACTTTTTTCTTACAACTAGTCTAACCCTACTTTTTTCTTGCAACTAGTCTAACCCTACTTTCCCTGTctgaggcagcacaggagcGCTGTTCATGTGGTGTTGGACAGGCATGACTGGCATTCAGCGTGAGGCTCACTGGGACTGCTCCATCATCCACAGCGACCAGGACAGGGTCAAAGTTACCAAGGCACACGTCACAGTCACTGTAATATGGGGTGTACGAGATACCGGCCGCTTATCGAACATCTGCTGAGGGTAAGAGCATGCTACGTGTATCAAGGACCAGCCTTGAGGGCATTGCAGTTCTTGGGGAGACCCGTGCCATGCAGCCAGGCTGCCGGGCAGGGAGAGCTCGGAAAAGGCTTGCTCAGGCTGTCGGCTGGCTTGAAGTCAATTTCCATGTATTAGGAAAGGAATGCAGGAGACTCCTCACACCCACGGCTTGCTTTGTTCCTTGATAAACTAGTCTTGGAAAAGCCACCCATTTTTCATGTGTGAGACACATGATCCATGTTTGTATAGTTGATGCTCAGTGTATCACTCTGCTCCTTTGTGAGCACAGTTCTTTGCTCTCATGCCACCCCCATGCAGTGGTCCTGCGCCCTCAGCAACTCTTGGGGGCTTTAGCACTACACTGAGCTCTGGCACAATTGAAGCTCCCGCTGAGGTAAACTCAGCAGAGCTCAGtactgcagcagaggagagcttCCCTTGGCCACCAGATTCCCAGAAACACCTTTCAAATTCCTAAGTTTAACCTAAGAAAATCTTTTCAGATATTCGCACACTCACGTGCTGCTGTTGTGAGTGGAGCTGATGAACCCCTGGCTAGGGAAACACAGCAATGTCAGCGTCTGGGGGGATTTAAACCTGCTGCCCAAGGGCTACATGGGCAGGATCAGGCACATGGCTTGGGCTGcatgcaggcagctctgctgcatctCCATCAGGAAGACCTGGATCATggacagccaggagcaggattCTGCTCACAGGTTCAGTGGAGGTTTAAACCTGGGTCTAAAACTGGTCAGGgttgctgcagctccagcccaccTTGTTCCCTCCTTGGCCATTTGTCCTCTCCAGACCCAGCTCCCCCTGTGTTACTGCTTCTGTCCTTGGCCTGGGGTCTCCCCGAGGCTTGCTTGCTGTTGGTTTGGGATCCTGTGGGATCCAGGAGCTGGCCTTTCCCTGTGCGTGTTAAGGCAGTGCACAGCCCAGTCAGAAATAAAGGTTGGGTGCCTACtagccaggcagagccaggacaCATCCCACTGCCAGTGGTCATCCTGTGGGATAAGATCCTCAGCCAAAACTCCCATCCAAGtctgcccacagccctgtggAGGCTGGGATGAGCTGCCTGCTTTGGGACAGGTTCATGTCTGCCTATCCTGCCCAGACTTGGCACTGGGGAGCAGGCTTTTCCAGTCTCCAAAGCACTGCCATGCTGGTGCTCCTGGCAAGGCTCTTgggaatcccagccctgctgcaggggtgtGACTCCCACCACACAAGCTGAAATTGCCCCTGGACATGGGGCGTGTGGGAGAAAAGATGAGGAGAACAAGAAGTGCAAGGTGAAGCCATGGgtgtgcagcaggagctgtgccagctgcccagACATTGAGGCAAGGCTGTGGTCTCAGTCCTGCTCACAATCTATGGATGCTGGGGGCCAGCTGGAGGTGAGACCTCCGCAAGCACTCCCTGGGCTCTGACATTCCCTCAGCAAACCCCTGGATCAGGGAGAATGCAGGTCCTTGGTTCCTCCCGCTAGACTCTTGCTGTGTGCTGGCTCGAGAGCATTTGTGCCTGGCATGTCCCTTTTGTGAGGAGAGCTGGGTTGCTGCTCCCATCCAGACTCTTCCCACAGCACTAAAAAagcctgctctgcctttctgAGTTGGAGCagaccccagccccagcctggcctcctggcactgcagcactgccagcaagCCCCTCTGCACGGTGCCTGGGGACCTTCGCTCCAGGATTGCTTACCAGATGGGAAGCCCCAGGCTGAAGAAGAGCAGCAAGGACAGGAAAGCATCATTCCTGGGACCCAGATGGactgcttttcccctttcccttccccttatTCTTTCCTGTGGTAAAACAAGCCCAGCTTGTTGCTTCCCATGGCCCAGTGCCAGAAGTGCTGATGGGAGGCAAGGTACTTCTCTGCACAGGGAGGGCTGAACTTTgcctcttcctttttccccttttcattaATAATGACCAAGGTCAAGGAGAGATATTGTGCCTAAGAGCTGTTGCATTtattcactgggaaaaaaaacacagcaagttAAAACTTGGGGCTCTCCTGCCACTGGGGAAAGTAGAGAGGAAAGCATAGAGCGACACAGGGTGACAGAGCTCCTGAATGCCTGCAGGTAGGTGAGAGCCTGTCTTATGCTGAGCTGCCAGTGGCCCCAGCCTGGGGAGTAgctcccttggcacagcagggc contains:
- the CCNB3 gene encoding G2/mitotic-specific cyclin-B3 isoform X2, which produces MACSQRPRERMPLPRNAKMLAAKPSRAGKGGPAAENVDPEKPLLQEESCHAKRSSSSPQGGPKKRSAFGDITNARKNQVAAGKKEAVKVAPPKVQKAHNALGVAKNNEINLKKSMKKTPPTAPAEPKVDPVPEKLASVQELKPPEQRVPAVEDIDKEQLGDPYANAEYAKEIFEYMRDREEKFMLPDYMEKQTDISGDMRAILVDWMVEVQENFELNHETLYLAVKLVDHYLVEVVSMREKLQLIGSTAILIASKFEERCPPCVDDFLYICDDAYKREELIAMEMSILSTLKFDINIPIPYRFLRRFAKCARATMETLTLARFLCEMTLQEYDYARESPSKLAASCLLLALTMKNLGGWTPTLEYYSGYSAQDLHPLVKRLNFLLTYQPRDKLNAVRSKYSHRVFFEVAKVTPMDMLKLEERLTSS
- the CCNB3 gene encoding G2/mitotic-specific cyclin-B3 isoform X4 translates to MACSQRPRERMPLPRNAKMLAAKPSRAGKGGPAAENVDPEKEESCHAKRSSSSPQGGPKKRSAFGDITNARKNQVAAGKKEAVKVAPPKVQKAHNALGVAKNNEINLKKSMKKTPPTAPAEPKVDPVPEKLASVQELKPPEQRVPAVEDIDKEQLGDPYANAEYAKEIFEYMRDREEKFMLPDYMEKQTDISGDMRAILVDWMVEVQENFELNHETLYLAVKLVDHYLVEVVSMREKLQLIGSTAILIASKFEERCPPCVDDFLYICDDAYKREELIAMEMSILSTLKFDINIPIPYRFLRRFAKCARATMETLTLARFLCEMTLQEYDYARESPSKLAASCLLLALTMKNLGGWTPTLEYYSGYSAQDLHPLVKRLNFLLTYQPRDKLNAVRSKYSHRVFFEVAKVTPMDMLKLEERLTSS
- the CCNB3 gene encoding G2/mitotic-specific cyclin-B3 isoform X3, with the translated sequence MACSQRPRERMPLPRNAKMLAAKPSRAGKGGPAAENVDPEKEESCHAKRSSSSPQGGPKKRSAFGDITNARKNQVAAGKKEAVKVAPPKVQKAHNALGVAKNNEINLKKSMKKTPPTAPAEPKVDPVPEKLASVQELKPPEQRQVPAVEDIDKEQLGDPYANAEYAKEIFEYMRDREEKFMLPDYMEKQTDISGDMRAILVDWMVEVQENFELNHETLYLAVKLVDHYLVEVVSMREKLQLIGSTAILIASKFEERCPPCVDDFLYICDDAYKREELIAMEMSILSTLKFDINIPIPYRFLRRFAKCARATMETLTLARFLCEMTLQEYDYARESPSKLAASCLLLALTMKNLGGWTPTLEYYSGYSAQDLHPLVKRLNFLLTYQPRDKLNAVRSKYSHRVFFEVAKVTPMDMLKLEERLTSS
- the CCNB3 gene encoding G2/mitotic-specific cyclin-B3 isoform X1, with protein sequence MACSQRPRERMPLPRNAKMLAAKPSRAGKGGPAAENVDPEKPLLQEESCHAKRSSSSPQGGPKKRSAFGDITNARKNQVAAGKKEAVKVAPPKVQKAHNALGVAKNNEINLKKSMKKTPPTAPAEPKVDPVPEKLASVQELKPPEQRQVPAVEDIDKEQLGDPYANAEYAKEIFEYMRDREEKFMLPDYMEKQTDISGDMRAILVDWMVEVQENFELNHETLYLAVKLVDHYLVEVVSMREKLQLIGSTAILIASKFEERCPPCVDDFLYICDDAYKREELIAMEMSILSTLKFDINIPIPYRFLRRFAKCARATMETLTLARFLCEMTLQEYDYARESPSKLAASCLLLALTMKNLGGWTPTLEYYSGYSAQDLHPLVKRLNFLLTYQPRDKLNAVRSKYSHRVFFEVAKVTPMDMLKLEERLTSS